In one window of Spodoptera frugiperda isolate SF20-4 chromosome 11, AGI-APGP_CSIRO_Sfru_2.0, whole genome shotgun sequence DNA:
- the LOC118275060 gene encoding pupal cuticle protein encodes MQSMIILAATLCLAQASFYAGPPAHIQLSPDGKYVLDTPEVAHAKAAHAAAHAQASTAHGAWAPAGGYIAGPAYGAGAHYGAPAAGLLKYGPAPLAHDGRVIDTPEVAHLKAAHLAAHSAAHANAAHGAYHGAGLAHGAALAPLAYGGLGHGAGYAAGYGKWTGPQAHIQLTHDGQYVVDTPEVQHARAVHLSQYAHAAHAAAAAPEEPWGAHGHHGGWH; translated from the exons ATGCAGTCTATG ATTATCCTCGCAGCCACCCTCTGCCTGGCCCAGGCTTCGTTCTACGCGGGCCCGCCTGCGCACATTCAACTCAGCCCCGACGGCAAGTATGTCCTGGACACGCCCGAAGTAGCCCACGCTAAGGCCGCGCACGCCGCCGCGCACGCGCAGGCGTCCACCGCTCACGGCGCGTGGGCACCCGCTGGAGGATACATTGCTGGCCCCGCTTACGGAGCTGGCGCGCACTACGGCGCTCCCGCCGCTG GTCTTCTGAAATACGGTCCCGCCCCCCTGGCTCACGACGGCCGCGTGATTGACACCCCCGAGGTTGCCCACCTGAAGGCTGCCCACCTCGCCGCGCACAGCGCTGCCCACGCCAACGCTGCCCACGGCGCGTACCACGGCGCTGGTCTCGCCCACGGTGCGGCTCTCGCTCCCCTCGCGTACGGCGGTCTCGGACATGGTGCGGGTTACGCCGCTGGTTACGGCAAATGGACTGGTCCTCAG GCCCACATCCAGCTGACCCACGACGGCCAATACGTAGTAGACACCCCCGAGGTTCAGCACGCGCGCGCCGTGCACCTCTCGCAGTACGCCCACGCCGctcacgccgccgccgccgcccccgaGGAGCCCTGGGGCGCCCACGGACACCACGGCGGCTGGCACTAA